One region of Armigeres subalbatus isolate Guangzhou_Male chromosome 3, GZ_Asu_2, whole genome shotgun sequence genomic DNA includes:
- the LOC134224997 gene encoding uncharacterized protein LOC134224997 isoform X1 has translation MEFVFRIGIYCSYMFLLFDLVKLMISLSRARVSNSGPEKPFSVAHNEDETSLHNYHYPNIMENDEENEVISVRLLNSHLKPISADNKHDSYEHVPEFSAEKVVSKTDIKNTLSNTIETTTVSFQMLTTMPQKPEDYSLEKDWIQSRIEIPISSEEMEIATTTTIPKPQTSSITTHIPPFTTSVLPPTTPKAPLVFGNRRRKARNYNYYDELPEVDLDHIDPDELEESAMNGKRLKDLIAQGFKRNNVEDSSRSKNRRAKTRPTSTTTTICPCAKRRKHPPPTNDYYAFDDDNDYNDHSESIPQRPPVKKRLINQQNRLPSDDDDEDYLDDLNASLERAERVQGALERIMGIVTIMSHVDSFIHKKTKQSIRRLAKLYESVEE, from the exons tTGATGATTTCTTTGTCTCGTGCACGTGTTTCAAATAGTGGACCAGAGAAACCCTTCTCTGTGGCACATAATGAAGATGAGACTTCACTGCATAATTACCATTATCCCAATATAATGGAAAACGATGAAG AAAATGAAGTTATCTCAGTACGCCTACTCAACAGTCACTTGAAACCGATCTCGGCAGATAATAAACACGATTCATACGAGCATGTACCAGAGTTCTCAGCTGAAAAAGTTGTCAGCAAAACTGATATTAAAAATACACTAAGTAACACCATCGAAACGACAACCGTTAGTTTTCAAATGCTAACCACAATGCCACAAAAACCAGAGGACTACTCCTTAGAAAAAGATTGGATTCAATCTAGAATCGAAATACCCATATCATCGGAAGAAATGGAAATAGCAACCACGACAACAATACCCAAACCTCAAACAAGCAGTATTACAACTCATATCCCACCGTTCACGACATCAGTGCTGCCTCCAACAACTCCCAAAGCTCCCTTGGTTTTCGGAAATCGTAGGCGAAAAGCAAGAAATTACAACTACTATGACGAGCTTCCAGAAGTAGATCTGGACCATATAGATCCAGATGAATTGGAAGAATCCGCTATGAATGGAAAACGATTAAAAGACCTGATTGCTCAGGGATTCAAACGCAACAACGTGGAAGATTCAAGTCGTTCTAAAAACCGACGCGCAAAAACGCGTCCAACATCCACGACTACTACCATTTGTCCATGCGCTAAAAGACGCAAACATCCACCTCCGACCAATGACTATTATGCCTTCGATGACGATAACGACTATAATGACCACTCGGAAAGCATACCTCAACGTCCACCGGTGAAAAAACGTCTCATCAATCAGCAAAACCGTTTACCatctgacgacgacgacgaagatTACCTGGATGATCTGAATGCGAGCCTAGAGCGGGCCGAACGCGTTCAGGGTGCACTGGAGCGTATCATGGGAATAGTGACGATTATGTCCCACGTCGACAGTTTTATCCACAAGAAAACCAAACAGTCGATAAGGCGGCTGGCCAAGCTGTACGAAAGTGTGGAAGAGTGA
- the LOC134224997 gene encoding uncharacterized protein LOC134224997 isoform X2: MLMHLHPQMIAIATSLLVLSLMISLSRARVSNSGPEKPFSVAHNEDETSLHNYHYPNIMENDEENEVISVRLLNSHLKPISADNKHDSYEHVPEFSAEKVVSKTDIKNTLSNTIETTTVSFQMLTTMPQKPEDYSLEKDWIQSRIEIPISSEEMEIATTTTIPKPQTSSITTHIPPFTTSVLPPTTPKAPLVFGNRRRKARNYNYYDELPEVDLDHIDPDELEESAMNGKRLKDLIAQGFKRNNVEDSSRSKNRRAKTRPTSTTTTICPCAKRRKHPPPTNDYYAFDDDNDYNDHSESIPQRPPVKKRLINQQNRLPSDDDDEDYLDDLNASLERAERVQGALERIMGIVTIMSHVDSFIHKKTKQSIRRLAKLYESVEE, translated from the exons tTGATGATTTCTTTGTCTCGTGCACGTGTTTCAAATAGTGGACCAGAGAAACCCTTCTCTGTGGCACATAATGAAGATGAGACTTCACTGCATAATTACCATTATCCCAATATAATGGAAAACGATGAAG AAAATGAAGTTATCTCAGTACGCCTACTCAACAGTCACTTGAAACCGATCTCGGCAGATAATAAACACGATTCATACGAGCATGTACCAGAGTTCTCAGCTGAAAAAGTTGTCAGCAAAACTGATATTAAAAATACACTAAGTAACACCATCGAAACGACAACCGTTAGTTTTCAAATGCTAACCACAATGCCACAAAAACCAGAGGACTACTCCTTAGAAAAAGATTGGATTCAATCTAGAATCGAAATACCCATATCATCGGAAGAAATGGAAATAGCAACCACGACAACAATACCCAAACCTCAAACAAGCAGTATTACAACTCATATCCCACCGTTCACGACATCAGTGCTGCCTCCAACAACTCCCAAAGCTCCCTTGGTTTTCGGAAATCGTAGGCGAAAAGCAAGAAATTACAACTACTATGACGAGCTTCCAGAAGTAGATCTGGACCATATAGATCCAGATGAATTGGAAGAATCCGCTATGAATGGAAAACGATTAAAAGACCTGATTGCTCAGGGATTCAAACGCAACAACGTGGAAGATTCAAGTCGTTCTAAAAACCGACGCGCAAAAACGCGTCCAACATCCACGACTACTACCATTTGTCCATGCGCTAAAAGACGCAAACATCCACCTCCGACCAATGACTATTATGCCTTCGATGACGATAACGACTATAATGACCACTCGGAAAGCATACCTCAACGTCCACCGGTGAAAAAACGTCTCATCAATCAGCAAAACCGTTTACCatctgacgacgacgacgaagatTACCTGGATGATCTGAATGCGAGCCTAGAGCGGGCCGAACGCGTTCAGGGTGCACTGGAGCGTATCATGGGAATAGTGACGATTATGTCCCACGTCGACAGTTTTATCCACAAGAAAACCAAACAGTCGATAAGGCGGCTGGCCAAGCTGTACGAAAGTGTGGAAGAGTGA
- the LOC134224997 gene encoding uncharacterized protein LOC134224997 isoform X3, with translation MISLSRARVSNSGPEKPFSVAHNEDETSLHNYHYPNIMENDEENEVISVRLLNSHLKPISADNKHDSYEHVPEFSAEKVVSKTDIKNTLSNTIETTTVSFQMLTTMPQKPEDYSLEKDWIQSRIEIPISSEEMEIATTTTIPKPQTSSITTHIPPFTTSVLPPTTPKAPLVFGNRRRKARNYNYYDELPEVDLDHIDPDELEESAMNGKRLKDLIAQGFKRNNVEDSSRSKNRRAKTRPTSTTTTICPCAKRRKHPPPTNDYYAFDDDNDYNDHSESIPQRPPVKKRLINQQNRLPSDDDDEDYLDDLNASLERAERVQGALERIMGIVTIMSHVDSFIHKKTKQSIRRLAKLYESVEE, from the exons ATGATTTCTTTGTCTCGTGCACGTGTTTCAAATAGTGGACCAGAGAAACCCTTCTCTGTGGCACATAATGAAGATGAGACTTCACTGCATAATTACCATTATCCCAATATAATGGAAAACGATGAAG AAAATGAAGTTATCTCAGTACGCCTACTCAACAGTCACTTGAAACCGATCTCGGCAGATAATAAACACGATTCATACGAGCATGTACCAGAGTTCTCAGCTGAAAAAGTTGTCAGCAAAACTGATATTAAAAATACACTAAGTAACACCATCGAAACGACAACCGTTAGTTTTCAAATGCTAACCACAATGCCACAAAAACCAGAGGACTACTCCTTAGAAAAAGATTGGATTCAATCTAGAATCGAAATACCCATATCATCGGAAGAAATGGAAATAGCAACCACGACAACAATACCCAAACCTCAAACAAGCAGTATTACAACTCATATCCCACCGTTCACGACATCAGTGCTGCCTCCAACAACTCCCAAAGCTCCCTTGGTTTTCGGAAATCGTAGGCGAAAAGCAAGAAATTACAACTACTATGACGAGCTTCCAGAAGTAGATCTGGACCATATAGATCCAGATGAATTGGAAGAATCCGCTATGAATGGAAAACGATTAAAAGACCTGATTGCTCAGGGATTCAAACGCAACAACGTGGAAGATTCAAGTCGTTCTAAAAACCGACGCGCAAAAACGCGTCCAACATCCACGACTACTACCATTTGTCCATGCGCTAAAAGACGCAAACATCCACCTCCGACCAATGACTATTATGCCTTCGATGACGATAACGACTATAATGACCACTCGGAAAGCATACCTCAACGTCCACCGGTGAAAAAACGTCTCATCAATCAGCAAAACCGTTTACCatctgacgacgacgacgaagatTACCTGGATGATCTGAATGCGAGCCTAGAGCGGGCCGAACGCGTTCAGGGTGCACTGGAGCGTATCATGGGAATAGTGACGATTATGTCCCACGTCGACAGTTTTATCCACAAGAAAACCAAACAGTCGATAAGGCGGCTGGCCAAGCTGTACGAAAGTGTGGAAGAGTGA